A DNA window from Hydractinia symbiolongicarpus strain clone_291-10 chromosome 6, HSymV2.1, whole genome shotgun sequence contains the following coding sequences:
- the LOC130646988 gene encoding proteasomal ubiquitin receptor ADRM1-like, whose amino-acid sequence MTALFGNTSALPSSKNLVEFRAGKMNLRGTTVTADKRKGFVYIYQSDDSLMHFCWKDRTSGTIEDDLIIFPDDIEFKRLSQCTTGRAYILKFKSSSRKFFFWMQEPKEDKDEEFCKKVNELLNNPPAPGSASSGGGGSGSGGLAGLQPALAQLGDQLGDSSLQSLLNNMDQNQLMQLLGMTGLGGAGGAGGFDSDDSRSSSRNTTAASTRESAAAPATVSATPAPAAASVPPASNPTPAATSAPSGTAKSAGAVQLSDLQNILSNMQVPQAAAQQESVDLAASFSTEALLPLLKDKEVQTRLKPFLPAAGGLPADDEELRNTVQSPQFKQALSVFSAALQSGQLAPLMQQFKLSQDAVNAAAKGDIIAFTKALQESESKATEEEDMALD is encoded by the exons ATGACTGCTTTGTTTGGAAATACAAGCGCATTGCCTTCTTCCAAAAATCTGGTTGAATTTCGTGCTGGTAAAATGAATCTACGTGGAACAACTGTCACTGCAGATAAGAGGAAAGGTTTCGTTTACATTTATCAAAGTGATGATTCCTTGATGCATTTTTGTTGGAAAGATAGAACATCGGGAACTATTGAAGAT gACTTGATCATTTTTCCGGATGATATTGAATTCAAACGATTATCTCAATGTACCACTGGTCGTGCATATATTCTAAAGTTCAAATCTTCAAgtagaaaatttttcttttggatGCAAGAACCTAAAGAGGACAAAGATGAAGAATTCTGCAAGAAAGTGAATGAACTTTTGAACAACCCTCCAGCTCCTGGCTCTGCTTCTAGTGGTGGAGGTGGCAGTGGAAGTGGAGGACTAGCTGGACTTCAACCAGCTTTGGCACAACTTGGTGATCAGTTAG GTGATTCTAGTTTACAAAGTTTGCTAAATAACATGGATCAAAATCAGTTGATGCAGTTGTTGGGTATGACTGGACTTGGTGGTGCTGGCGGTGCAGGTGGATTTGACAGTGATGATTCTAGATCTAGTTCAAGGAACACAACTGCAGCAAGCACAAGAGA GTCAGCAGCTGCACCTGCAACGGTTTCAGCAACTCCTGCACCCGCTGCAGCAAGTGTACCACCTGCTTCCAATCCAACGCCTGCTGCCACTTCAGCACCTTCAGGAACAGCCAAATCAGCAGGTGCTGTACAACTGAGTGACTTACAAAATATCCTGTCAAATATGCAAG TTCCACAAGCTGCAGCACAACAAGAAA GTGTTGATCTGGCAGCATCGTTTTCGACTGAAGCTTTACTACCTTTGTTGAAAGATAAAGAGGTGCAAACTCGGTTAAAACCTTTCCTGCCCGCTGCAGGTGGTTTACCGGCTGATGATGAAGAGTTACGCAATACAGTGCAGTCACCGCAATTTAAGCAG GCACTCTCTGTATTCAGCGCTGCACTACAGTCTGGTCAGTTAGCGCCATTAATGCAACAATTTAAACTCAGTCAAGATGCTGTCAACGCTGCTGCAAAAGGAG ATATCATCGCGTTTACAAAAGCTTTACAAGAATCCGAATCAAAAGCAACGGAAGAAGAAGATATGGCTTTGGATTAA